In Exiguobacterium sibiricum 7-3, a genomic segment contains:
- a CDS encoding XapX domain-containing protein: MLQQILLSLLAGIICGVVFTALKLPIPAPPVFPAIVGIFGVFLGMKVFLFLADRWPF, from the coding sequence ATGCTTCAACAAATTTTATTATCTTTGCTAGCCGGTATCATCTGCGGTGTCGTCTTTACTGCTCTTAAATTACCAATCCCTGCTCCCCCCGTCTTTCCAGCTATCGTTGGGATTTTCGGTGTATTCCTTGGGATGAAAGTATTTTTATTCCTTGCCGATCGTTGGCCGTTTTGA
- a CDS encoding 5' nucleotidase, NT5C type: MKIGIDIDGTITHPSSCFNYMNKYLGTSIDFEMASEYELHTYTDMEQIEFWEFMVKSGHELGIYRESIPQELVKQHLWALRKQYDLHYVTARSEIVRPVTEEWIKQHELPLDSLIMTGSHDKVQVVRDLSLDLFMEDRLENAIQIAEDTSIPVILFDAPYNRRPVPENIVRVSSWNEAVQQIHKFAPIR; the protein is encoded by the coding sequence GTGAAAATCGGAATTGATATTGATGGAACAATCACTCATCCTTCTTCGTGCTTTAACTATATGAATAAATACCTCGGGACATCGATTGATTTTGAGATGGCCTCTGAATACGAACTTCATACCTATACGGATATGGAGCAAATCGAGTTTTGGGAATTCATGGTCAAATCAGGTCATGAACTTGGCATCTATCGTGAATCCATCCCACAAGAACTCGTCAAACAACATCTATGGGCGTTACGTAAACAGTATGATCTTCACTATGTGACGGCACGGTCGGAAATTGTCCGCCCCGTAACCGAAGAATGGATCAAACAGCACGAGTTGCCACTTGATTCGTTAATCATGACCGGCTCACATGATAAAGTACAAGTCGTGCGTGATTTGTCACTCGATCTCTTCATGGAGGACCGACTTGAAAATGCGATTCAAATTGCGGAAGATACGTCGATTCCCGTTATTTTGTTTGATGCTCCTTATAATCGTCGTCCCGTCCCTGAAAATATCGTCCGTGTCTCGTCTTGGAATGAGGCCGTTCAACAAATTCATAAGTTTGCTCCAATTCGCTAA
- a CDS encoding metal ABC transporter ATP-binding protein translates to MTEPIIEIKQLTYDYPDRRVLNEVTFNVQQGQFLAIVGENGSGKSTLIKCMLGLLKPKGSIRLFGQDQAAFSDWWRISYVSQKAAAFNSGFPVTVAEVVEMGLYAKKGLFRRVTKLDRQKVKTALETVGMWDRRDSKVGDLSGGQQQRVFIARALVNDPDLMILDEPTVGVDQRYVKEFYEILEELRRDKKRTFVLVTHDIHFVSKLVTDVIHLVDGRLGCNCGIKEYWELDEQTIRSLYPVPGRVLIHEGEVVQ, encoded by the coding sequence ATGACAGAACCTATTATTGAAATTAAACAATTAACATATGATTATCCGGATCGACGTGTCTTAAACGAAGTGACGTTTAATGTCCAACAGGGACAGTTCCTGGCAATCGTCGGAGAGAATGGATCCGGGAAATCGACATTAATCAAATGTATGCTTGGTTTACTAAAGCCCAAAGGGTCGATTCGTTTATTTGGACAGGATCAAGCAGCTTTTAGTGACTGGTGGCGGATCAGTTACGTATCGCAAAAAGCAGCAGCGTTCAATTCAGGATTTCCGGTCACAGTCGCTGAAGTCGTTGAGATGGGGCTGTATGCAAAAAAAGGATTATTTCGGCGGGTGACGAAACTGGACCGTCAAAAAGTAAAGACGGCGCTTGAAACAGTCGGCATGTGGGATCGGCGCGATTCAAAGGTTGGTGACCTGTCGGGTGGACAACAACAGCGGGTCTTTATCGCACGGGCCCTCGTCAATGATCCTGATTTGATGATTTTAGACGAGCCGACAGTCGGAGTCGATCAACGATACGTCAAAGAGTTTTATGAAATCCTGGAAGAGCTACGACGTGATAAAAAGCGGACCTTTGTTCTCGTCACACATGACATTCACTTTGTCAGCAAGTTGGTGACGGATGTAATTCACCTCGTCGACGGACGACTTGGGTGTAATTGCGGTATTAAAGAATACTGGGAACTGGATGAGCAGACGATTCGGTCCTTGTATCCCGTTCCAGGACGTGTTCTTATCCATGAAGGGGAGGTCGTCCAGTGA
- a CDS encoding GGDEF domain-containing protein has product MRNRLPIQRDSKLSTRFYFGLANGLTGILLIHNSIFLNGAFIDLRLLPLALSALYGGPISILTTGFLLITYRFLLDTGDSMIALQNSIITLVSFIGLVLLCTRFIKQKAALFTVIVTIGSLLVLIRMFFSAAENNAWQSIYVPYFLITTFASLLFYRLSGMLQEHFVLYSYQSYLASTDQLTRLANRHVIMDKVAVFEQEQAPWGVILFDLDYFKAVNDEYGHAVGDAVLRHFSVLLTQECPEDVTVGRYGGEEFIAILPNTFKVSPVQLAQQIVSTVTKTPFVMQDHALPITVSAGVAFARRQSASTVFKQADAALYKAKKNGRNQSHLYSN; this is encoded by the coding sequence ATGCGAAACCGGCTCCCCATTCAACGTGATTCAAAATTATCGACCCGTTTTTACTTTGGTTTAGCCAATGGTTTGACAGGCATCTTACTGATTCATAACTCGATTTTCCTTAATGGCGCTTTTATTGACTTACGGTTATTGCCACTCGCCTTATCCGCTTTATACGGTGGACCGATCAGTATCCTGACGACGGGTTTCCTGTTAATCACCTACCGGTTCCTACTCGATACGGGCGACTCTATGATTGCTTTGCAAAATTCCATCATTACGTTAGTCAGTTTCATCGGTCTTGTTTTGCTCTGTACACGGTTCATCAAACAAAAGGCGGCTTTATTTACGGTCATCGTCACGATTGGCTCTCTCCTCGTTTTGATTCGGATGTTTTTCAGTGCAGCAGAAAACAATGCATGGCAATCGATTTATGTCCCGTATTTTTTGATTACCACTTTTGCTTCCCTTCTGTTTTACCGGTTGTCCGGTATGTTGCAAGAGCATTTTGTCCTGTACTCATACCAATCCTACTTGGCTTCGACCGATCAATTGACACGACTTGCCAATCGTCATGTCATCATGGATAAAGTAGCGGTTTTTGAACAGGAGCAAGCTCCTTGGGGCGTCATCCTGTTTGATTTAGATTACTTCAAAGCCGTGAATGACGAATACGGACACGCCGTCGGAGATGCCGTGTTACGCCACTTTTCTGTTTTGCTGACCCAAGAATGTCCGGAAGACGTGACAGTCGGTCGATATGGCGGCGAGGAATTCATCGCCATCCTCCCGAACACATTCAAGGTTTCTCCTGTTCAATTGGCACAACAGATTGTTTCGACTGTAACGAAAACCCCTTTCGTTATGCAAGATCACGCACTTCCAATCACCGTCTCAGCCGGTGTTGCCTTTGCTCGACGTCAATCCGCAAGCACCGTTTTTAAACAGGCCGATGCTGCATTATATAAGGCAAAGAAAAACGGTCGAAATCAATCCCATCTGTATTCAAACTAA
- a CDS encoding metal ABC transporter permease yields MIEAFMTLKFLQYALVAAVLIGFTAPLIGSFVVVRRMSLIADALSHVTLAGIALSLLISGMVASLADLNPLYLGIVTSVMAALTIDWLRAKYKHFQELAIPIIMATGMGLGAIFISLANGFSMDLVSFLFGTVSAVTLTDVYTILIVTGVVILFVIAFYKELLFLSFDEEQARVSGIRLRLVHILFMIVVALVIAISMRVVGILLVSSLITLPVAAALRLAKSFKATIFYAIVFGEVATITGLILAYQFDLAPGGMIVMLAVAELILVMIIERFWIGGKLHEKKHRTSA; encoded by the coding sequence GTGATTGAAGCGTTCATGACATTAAAGTTCTTACAGTATGCGCTTGTCGCAGCAGTATTGATTGGTTTTACGGCTCCGTTGATCGGGTCATTCGTCGTCGTCCGGCGAATGAGTTTGATTGCGGATGCGTTATCACACGTCACACTGGCAGGAATTGCCCTTAGTCTATTGATATCCGGTATGGTTGCGAGTCTTGCCGATTTGAATCCGCTCTATCTCGGAATCGTGACATCGGTCATGGCGGCGTTGACGATTGATTGGCTTCGTGCGAAATATAAACATTTTCAAGAGCTTGCCATCCCGATTATCATGGCGACGGGAATGGGACTTGGCGCCATTTTCATCAGCTTGGCGAACGGCTTTTCGATGGATCTTGTGTCCTTTTTATTCGGAACGGTTTCAGCTGTCACCTTGACGGATGTCTATACGATTTTGATTGTCACAGGCGTCGTCATCTTATTTGTGATTGCGTTCTATAAGGAGTTATTATTCTTGTCGTTTGACGAGGAACAGGCACGGGTTTCCGGCATTCGTCTTCGGCTCGTGCACATTCTATTTATGATCGTTGTTGCCTTGGTGATTGCAATCAGTATGCGGGTTGTCGGGATTTTGTTGGTATCAAGCTTAATCACCTTGCCGGTCGCAGCCGCACTTCGACTTGCGAAAAGTTTTAAAGCGACGATTTTTTATGCCATCGTGTTTGGAGAAGTCGCGACGATTACCGGTTTGATTCTGGCTTATCAATTTGATTTAGCGCCGGGTGGCATGATTGTCATGCTCGCCGTCGCAGAACTTATTCTCGTCATGATAATTGAACGGTTTTGGATCGGAGGGAAATTGCATGAAAAAAAACATCGAACAAGCGCGTGA
- a CDS encoding Fur family transcriptional regulator: MKKNIEQARERMKASGFKMTPKRLDLLAYLFEANRYVSAREVAEELRLSHPSLSYDTIYRNLNDFAEIEILETTELDGEMKYRAACQSGHHHHHLICRTCGKTETLDVCPMQWVAPIKDSGFEVEDHKFEIYGRCAACQK, translated from the coding sequence ATGAAAAAAAACATCGAACAAGCGCGTGAACGGATGAAAGCATCCGGATTCAAAATGACGCCTAAGCGTCTTGATTTATTGGCTTATCTCTTTGAAGCCAACCGCTATGTCAGTGCACGGGAAGTGGCAGAGGAATTGCGATTGTCACATCCGTCACTCAGCTACGATACGATTTACCGGAACTTAAATGATTTTGCGGAAATCGAGATTTTAGAGACAACGGAGTTGGATGGAGAAATGAAGTACCGGGCTGCGTGCCAATCGGGACATCATCATCACCATCTGATTTGCCGGACATGTGGAAAAACAGAAACATTGGACGTCTGTCCGATGCAATGGGTGGCTCCGATTAAAGATTCGGGCTTCGAAGTCGAAGACCATAAATTCGAAATCTACGGCCGCTGTGCAGCCTGTCAAAAATAA
- a CDS encoding NAD(P)H-hydrate dehydratase — protein sequence MIYEAQEARQIDEWAKTSGLPLEVLMERAGSEIAKRIMKNHGRKERILILCGTGNNGGDGYVIGRELIRDGYDVTVHAPFGEAKTPTALLHQRYAEKFGLVAEEVCGQYDVMVDAVFGTGFDQSRLTKPLTDLFDWVREQQQRATLYAVDVPSGIPTDHSIGFSGQGIKADLTFSLHAFKRSAFLLKTAPFFGRLEKIDLGLPAFGGWQLFSESIAPLLTRDAYGHKGTYGTALLIGGSENMPGSIQLAARAALRTGVGKLQVATVPTAQVGLIVNAPEAMVLDQTTEAIQEMVTEVDVAGIGPGLASESVSDWLDLLFDQDIPVVLDASALIRDRYPERKAAIVVTPHIGEFARMTNQSVQTVQDDLFEQASDYAMLHQVTVVLKAHVILIAKPDGGGYVVAGASSGLAKGGSGDTLFGLITSLLGQRKHYKQLSLERLIAMGVSWYAQASKHVEQRIHPSSITATDVIEQLGQVENDDLIN from the coding sequence ATGATTTATGAGGCACAGGAAGCAAGGCAAATCGATGAGTGGGCAAAAACATCCGGCTTGCCGCTTGAAGTGTTGATGGAACGGGCGGGGAGCGAAATCGCTAAACGCATCATGAAAAACCACGGCAGGAAAGAACGGATCTTAATCCTCTGTGGGACAGGTAATAATGGGGGAGACGGGTATGTGATTGGGCGTGAACTGATACGCGACGGCTATGATGTCACGGTTCATGCGCCGTTTGGAGAGGCGAAAACACCGACTGCTTTGTTGCACCAACGTTATGCCGAAAAATTTGGTCTGGTGGCAGAGGAAGTGTGTGGCCAATACGATGTGATGGTCGATGCTGTGTTTGGGACGGGGTTTGATCAATCCCGCCTGACGAAACCGCTGACTGATTTGTTTGACTGGGTGCGTGAGCAGCAACAACGGGCAACACTGTATGCCGTTGACGTTCCGAGCGGCATTCCAACCGATCATTCCATCGGGTTTTCCGGTCAGGGAATAAAAGCGGATTTGACGTTCTCGCTCCATGCCTTTAAACGGTCTGCTTTCTTGTTGAAGACCGCTCCGTTTTTTGGGCGACTGGAGAAGATTGATTTAGGGTTACCGGCCTTTGGTGGATGGCAGTTATTTTCTGAGTCGATTGCACCGTTGTTGACCCGTGACGCATACGGTCATAAAGGAACATACGGCACGGCGTTATTGATTGGCGGTAGCGAAAACATGCCGGGTTCGATTCAACTGGCGGCACGTGCTGCTCTTCGAACCGGCGTCGGGAAGCTTCAGGTCGCAACTGTTCCGACGGCGCAAGTCGGATTAATCGTCAATGCTCCGGAAGCGATGGTCCTCGATCAGACGACAGAAGCAATTCAAGAGATGGTTACAGAAGTGGATGTCGCTGGAATCGGACCCGGTTTAGCTTCGGAATCCGTCTCGGACTGGCTGGATCTTTTGTTTGATCAAGACATCCCGGTCGTCCTGGATGCGAGCGCATTGATCCGGGATCGTTATCCGGAACGTAAAGCGGCAATTGTCGTCACGCCGCACATCGGTGAATTTGCACGGATGACGAATCAATCCGTTCAAACCGTCCAAGACGATTTATTTGAACAGGCAAGTGATTATGCGATGTTGCATCAAGTGACTGTTGTTTTAAAAGCGCATGTGATCTTAATCGCAAAACCAGACGGCGGCGGTTACGTGGTTGCCGGGGCGTCAAGCGGATTGGCAAAAGGCGGCAGTGGCGATACATTGTTCGGTCTGATTACAAGTTTGCTCGGGCAACGTAAACACTACAAGCAGTTATCGCTTGAACGACTGATTGCAATGGGGGTATCTTGGTATGCGCAAGCGTCCAAACACGTAGAACAACGAATTCATCCGAGCAGCATTACCGCTACAGACGTCATTGAACAACTAGGTCAAGTCGAAAACGATGATCTTATTAACTAG
- a CDS encoding bifunctional diguanylate cyclase/phosphodiesterase: protein MPIKTVDKIVQNQQRWIGNFAFFLMSAGALIFWITTDETIQNAYLNRSTIVSVLVLVGLMTFLISRSRLSNRYQSHLLSVMFLIIPVTSISLLPYAAVTVWASCFLFLMIALIAYDRIMMWYAVVIIVATNAYVMLRSETVSVEIDPTDHYARLGMIGIAICIAFIINHLHLRHLDRLQVLANQLHDAARHDLQTQLLNMRGLEERFARPHHQQLLLVGVHLENYYELARYFGDEIQEQVLFDCIERLKTLLPPHLGMVRVEGGTLVVVMEKPPGVSCQEEMERLSQQMSAPYQVDRHQIYVNLYIVIDDGAVHPSSMTKRIQQITSALPESIRNSEKVMCLNEEWRDEQALRVEAAQALSQADINQDFYLVYQLQYDSDQDRFIGLEALVRWNSPIPGAGRPTVFIPIAEKSDLIIRLGEWIFEEGCKTRKRLIGLVPDDFSLSVNVSPRQLTHDSFMPFIERMLLKYSLQPKQIKIEITESQALDFESQPILRALRRIKTLDFPVSLDDFGTGHASYHVLERLLPLRQLKVPKQFIEQVEESEKRRSILESIFQLSQSMHVECIVEGVETGEEVRIAKNIGIHLFQGYFFAKPVVLEEIICLLQMKQTEVTD from the coding sequence ATGCCCATCAAGACAGTGGATAAAATCGTTCAGAATCAGCAACGGTGGATTGGCAACTTTGCCTTTTTTTTGATGAGTGCAGGAGCACTTATTTTTTGGATCACGACGGATGAAACGATTCAAAATGCGTACTTAAATCGATCAACGATTGTCAGCGTACTGGTGCTCGTTGGTCTGATGACCTTTTTAATCAGCCGCAGTCGATTATCGAACCGTTATCAATCGCATTTGTTATCTGTCATGTTTCTGATCATTCCGGTTACGTCCATTAGTTTGTTGCCGTACGCGGCGGTTACGGTATGGGCAAGTTGCTTTTTATTTTTAATGATTGCCTTGATTGCGTATGACCGGATCATGATGTGGTATGCCGTCGTCATCATCGTTGCGACCAATGCATATGTCATGCTCCGATCGGAGACGGTTTCAGTCGAAATTGATCCAACTGATCACTATGCCAGACTTGGAATGATCGGGATTGCGATTTGTATTGCCTTTATCATTAATCATCTTCACCTTCGCCATCTCGATCGTCTTCAAGTGCTGGCAAATCAATTACATGACGCAGCGCGTCATGATTTACAAACACAACTCCTGAATATGCGTGGATTGGAAGAACGTTTTGCCCGGCCGCATCATCAACAACTGTTGTTAGTTGGTGTTCATCTTGAAAATTATTATGAGTTGGCTCGTTATTTCGGCGATGAGATTCAAGAACAGGTGTTATTTGATTGTATCGAACGCCTTAAAACCTTGTTACCACCGCATTTAGGGATGGTTCGTGTCGAGGGTGGAACCCTCGTCGTCGTGATGGAAAAGCCTCCCGGCGTGTCTTGTCAGGAAGAGATGGAGCGACTCAGCCAACAGATGTCGGCTCCTTATCAAGTCGACCGGCATCAGATTTACGTCAATTTATACATCGTCATCGATGATGGGGCGGTCCATCCATCCAGCATGACAAAACGGATTCAACAGATTACATCCGCACTTCCCGAAAGCATCCGGAATTCAGAAAAAGTCATGTGCCTGAATGAAGAGTGGAGAGACGAACAGGCACTTCGGGTCGAGGCGGCTCAAGCGTTATCGCAAGCAGATATCAATCAAGATTTTTATCTCGTATATCAATTACAGTATGATTCCGATCAGGACCGATTTATTGGTCTTGAAGCACTAGTGCGTTGGAACAGCCCCATCCCGGGTGCAGGACGTCCCACGGTTTTCATTCCGATTGCAGAAAAAAGCGACTTGATCATTCGTCTCGGAGAATGGATTTTTGAGGAGGGCTGTAAAACGAGGAAGCGACTGATCGGACTTGTTCCGGATGACTTCAGTTTGTCCGTGAATGTTTCTCCACGCCAACTGACACATGATTCATTCATGCCGTTCATCGAACGGATGTTACTGAAGTATTCCTTGCAGCCGAAACAAATTAAAATCGAGATTACGGAAAGTCAGGCGCTTGATTTTGAGAGCCAGCCGATTCTGCGGGCGTTACGGCGAATCAAAACACTCGACTTTCCGGTATCGCTGGATGATTTCGGTACAGGGCATGCTTCGTATCATGTCCTCGAAAGGCTCTTACCGCTTCGTCAGTTAAAAGTACCGAAACAATTTATCGAACAAGTCGAAGAGTCGGAAAAGCGGCGATCGATCTTAGAATCGATTTTCCAACTCAGTCAATCGATGCACGTTGAATGTATCGTAGAAGGTGTCGAGACGGGCGAAGAGGTTCGGATTGCCAAAAATATCGGCATTCATCTATTCCAAGGTTACTTTTTTGCAAAACCTGTTGTCCTCGAGGAAATTATTTGCTTGTTGCAAATGAAACAAACGGAAGTGACGGATTGA
- a CDS encoding RNA degradosome polyphosphate kinase gives MKIDSPEFFNNREISWLQFNERVLGEVTDTRNPLMERFKFLGIFSSNLDEFYMVRVGGLKDEVLAGFNKPENKQQLTPKQQLRAIATKTKELVDQQYEAFKDVTQALKAEGISFLKHDELNEMQAEYVKAFFREQVFPVLTPVAVDAYRPFPMLSSKSLNIATALEAEDGSKRNLALVQVPAVLPRFVDLPVDDEETTAVILLEDVIISFIDSLFKGYRVLSAMPFRITRNADLPFHEEGTHDLLKLIEKELKKRRWGVGIRLEIQKNAINTNLLNMLRDVLDLQDRDIYAVDGPIDLTFAFAFYSQIGVEYDHLIYQTIMPVEPPALEKSKNLFDQILQQDYLLHHPYHTFDPIVRLIVQAANDPNVLAIKQTLYRVSGDSPIIKALKTAAENGKQVTVLVELKARFDEAKNIEWAKQLEKVGAHVIYGYSDLKTHSKITLIVRLQEGRIQRFVHLGTGNYNDSTAKLYTDIGLLTAREQIAEDATNFFNWLSGYGEQPQWNALHTSPNSMLEKFLSLIDEEIKYHKKHGNGRIVAKMNSLTEKDIILKLYQASRAGVRIELIVRGVCCLRPQIKGVSENIRVTSVVDRYLEHSRIFYFRHNGDDLIYCSSADWMTRNMRKRIEILFPIIDEEQKNYIKDCLALTMADNVKAREQDESGNYHYVTKGKQSCESQILIQLYTNGKLKAKPSFDNPLEQKWTPVERTEEKITFDPTAAKK, from the coding sequence GTGAAGATTGACTCCCCTGAGTTTTTTAACAACCGGGAAATCAGCTGGTTACAATTCAACGAACGTGTCCTAGGAGAAGTGACGGATACGCGAAATCCCTTAATGGAACGGTTCAAGTTTTTAGGCATCTTCAGTTCCAATTTAGATGAATTTTATATGGTTCGAGTCGGTGGGTTGAAGGACGAAGTGCTGGCTGGATTCAATAAACCAGAAAATAAACAACAACTCACACCGAAACAACAGTTACGCGCCATCGCGACCAAAACAAAAGAACTTGTCGATCAACAATACGAAGCGTTTAAAGACGTCACCCAAGCGTTGAAGGCAGAGGGAATTTCTTTCCTGAAGCATGACGAGTTAAATGAAATGCAAGCAGAATATGTCAAAGCGTTCTTCAGAGAACAAGTCTTTCCGGTTTTGACGCCTGTTGCGGTCGATGCATACCGCCCGTTCCCGATGCTGTCGTCTAAATCGCTGAACATCGCGACGGCGCTTGAAGCGGAAGACGGATCAAAACGGAATCTGGCACTTGTTCAGGTCCCGGCCGTCCTGCCTCGTTTCGTTGATTTACCGGTGGATGATGAGGAAACGACAGCTGTAATTTTACTCGAAGATGTCATCATTTCCTTCATTGACTCTTTGTTTAAAGGCTATCGTGTCTTGTCAGCCATGCCGTTTCGGATTACACGAAACGCAGACTTACCGTTCCATGAAGAAGGAACCCATGACTTATTGAAGTTGATTGAAAAAGAACTGAAGAAACGACGTTGGGGAGTCGGGATTCGCCTGGAAATTCAGAAGAATGCCATTAATACAAACTTACTCAATATGTTACGCGATGTCCTCGACTTACAGGACCGGGATATCTATGCTGTCGATGGTCCGATTGATTTAACATTTGCCTTTGCATTTTACAGCCAAATTGGTGTGGAATACGATCATTTGATTTATCAGACTATCATGCCCGTCGAACCCCCGGCGCTTGAAAAATCAAAAAATTTATTTGATCAAATTCTGCAACAGGATTACTTGTTGCATCACCCGTATCATACGTTCGATCCCATCGTCCGGTTGATTGTGCAAGCCGCTAATGACCCAAACGTCTTGGCGATTAAACAAACGTTGTACAGGGTATCCGGAGACTCTCCGATCATCAAAGCATTGAAGACTGCTGCAGAGAATGGCAAACAGGTCACAGTGCTCGTCGAATTGAAAGCACGCTTTGACGAAGCGAAAAATATCGAGTGGGCCAAACAATTGGAAAAAGTAGGCGCTCACGTCATTTACGGTTACAGCGATTTAAAGACACACTCGAAAATTACATTGATCGTCCGGCTGCAGGAAGGTCGCATTCAACGGTTTGTCCATCTCGGAACAGGGAACTATAATGATTCCACGGCTAAACTATATACTGATATCGGTCTTTTGACGGCACGGGAACAAATTGCCGAAGATGCGACAAATTTCTTCAATTGGTTGTCCGGGTATGGCGAGCAACCTCAATGGAATGCCCTACACACCTCACCGAACTCGATGCTCGAGAAATTTTTATCATTGATTGATGAAGAAATCAAATATCATAAAAAACATGGCAATGGTCGAATCGTTGCCAAAATGAACAGTTTGACGGAAAAAGATATCATTCTGAAATTGTATCAAGCATCACGCGCCGGCGTCAGAATCGAATTGATTGTCCGCGGTGTCTGTTGTCTCCGCCCACAAATCAAAGGGGTCTCGGAAAATATTCGTGTCACGTCCGTCGTCGATCGCTATTTGGAACATTCCCGTATCTTTTACTTCCGCCATAATGGGGACGATTTGATTTACTGTTCCAGTGCCGATTGGATGACCCGTAATATGCGAAAACGGATTGAAATTCTTTTCCCAATCATTGACGAAGAACAGAAAAACTATATCAAGGATTGTTTGGCTTTGACGATGGCCGATAACGTAAAAGCACGTGAACAGGATGAATCCGGAAACTATCATTATGTGACGAAAGGCAAACAATCCTGTGAATCACAAATTCTCATTCAGCTCTATACGAACGGTAAACTAAAAGCAAAACCGTCTTTTGACAACCCACTCGAACAAAAATGGACACCGGTCGAGCGCACTGAAGAAAAGATTACCTTTGATCCAACCGCCGCTAAAAAATAA
- a CDS encoding Ppx/GppA family phosphatase, translated as MKNELAVIDIGSNSIRYVIFHPIDSGRYIETINVKVVARLSAHIDASGALDSIGIRLLCETLQRFHEIGITHHVEETICVATAAIRNASNRQDIVYAVEQETPFTMRVLSDEQEAYYGYFAIINSTFLTDGYSVDIGGGSMEVTLIENREMVAYHSFPFGAVTLTRQFLSGETMTSGEQKKLVKFLREQFDEIPWLKNKKLPLIGVGGSARNFVRIHQSTLDYPLHGIHQYQVRSKELGKLIDELEDKAPKQLTKVEGLSKDRVDIFLPALIAIHELALHIEAEQFVMSNYGLREGLVYEYDLREQEQRRIENVREESLYQLESDYKVNRDRMNYLGTIAKSIYRQLVTLDIIPDRAADLRLLDSASRLLYCGQYINPDTRSNQTFYLLTNTDLKGMTHKDRLALALVSSYSSSKRMQQLLKPFKDWFTDKSIERFDLLGSILKLTEALDVTERRAVDSLELVLEKDKKDIRIILDTGDHDYGFEVEKAEKQKKHLERIIDRSIQFDNKGGGLT; from the coding sequence TTGAAGAATGAATTAGCAGTCATCGATATCGGGTCCAACTCGATCCGGTATGTCATTTTCCATCCAATCGATTCCGGTCGATACATCGAAACAATCAATGTTAAGGTCGTTGCTCGTCTCTCCGCTCATATTGATGCGAGCGGTGCACTCGATTCAATCGGAATCCGGTTACTGTGCGAAACGCTGCAGCGTTTTCACGAAATCGGCATTACCCATCACGTCGAAGAAACGATTTGTGTGGCGACAGCCGCCATTCGAAATGCCAGTAACCGACAGGACATCGTCTATGCTGTCGAACAGGAAACTCCATTTACGATGCGGGTTCTGTCTGATGAACAAGAAGCTTATTACGGCTACTTCGCGATCATCAATTCAACTTTCCTGACCGATGGCTACTCAGTCGATATCGGTGGTGGATCCATGGAAGTCACGTTGATTGAGAATCGGGAAATGGTTGCTTACCACAGCTTCCCTTTTGGTGCCGTCACGTTGACCCGTCAATTCCTCTCCGGAGAAACGATGACGTCAGGTGAACAAAAGAAACTGGTTAAGTTCTTACGTGAACAATTCGACGAAATTCCTTGGTTGAAAAACAAAAAGCTTCCACTGATTGGCGTTGGCGGATCGGCACGAAACTTCGTCCGCATTCATCAATCTACACTCGACTATCCTCTGCATGGTATCCATCAATATCAAGTCCGGTCAAAAGAGTTAGGAAAACTGATCGACGAATTAGAGGACAAAGCACCTAAACAATTGACCAAAGTCGAAGGATTATCCAAAGACCGGGTCGACATCTTCTTACCTGCGTTAATCGCGATTCATGAACTGGCACTACATATCGAGGCAGAGCAGTTCGTGATGAGTAATTACGGCTTACGGGAAGGTCTTGTCTACGAATATGATTTACGCGAGCAGGAACAACGGCGTATCGAGAATGTTCGCGAAGAAAGTCTTTATCAGCTGGAAAGTGATTACAAAGTCAATCGGGACCGGATGAACTATCTCGGGACAATCGCCAAATCGATTTACCGTCAATTGGTGACACTCGATATCATTCCGGATCGGGCTGCTGATTTACGATTACTGGATTCTGCCAGCCGCTTACTTTACTGCGGACAGTACATCAATCCGGATACCCGGTCCAATCAAACATTTTATCTTTTGACAAATACCGATTTAAAAGGAATGACGCATAAAGATCGTTTAGCTCTGGCGCTGGTCAGTTCGTATTCGTCTTCCAAACGGATGCAACAACTCTTAAAACCGTTTAAAGATTGGTTCACGGATAAATCCATCGAGCGTTTTGATTTACTCGGATCAATCCTTAAATTGACGGAGGCACTTGATGTGACAGAACGTCGTGCCGTCGACAGTCTCGAACTCGTCCTGGAAAAAGATAAAAAAGATATCCGCATCATTCTTGATACCGGTGATCACGATTACGGGTTTGAGGTCGAGAAGGCAGAAAAGCAAAAAAAACATCTGGAACGAATCATTGATCGATCCATTCAGTTTGACAATAAAGGAGGCGGCCTTACGTGA